Below is a window of Arabidopsis thaliana chromosome 2, partial sequence DNA.
cgccaaaaaaaaaaattggtgtgGGAGAGAGTCGGTGTTGTATGTTGGGGTCAGTGGGACCAGACGGGTAGGTGAGTGTGTTTGGTGAGAggtaaatttttatttgtttttgtgaactttttcttttaggtGTCTTGTGAATTCGtgttattataattattataggTGAGTTCAATGATTCAATGTTTGGTTCAATTATAAGACGTAGGTGTTATTTCCTTTGAACAAAGAGAGGTTATATTTTGTGTTAGGCCCtactttttttgggttaaatttaaaatgtcTGGCCAAACTTCTCTCAATTCACTTTATTTCAACAATCATGTTACATGCAACGGCAAGTCGGCAACTAGACCTTGCGTGCAAAGAAGTCCACTTTCACCTTGAGAAATCCAATAATTGATTCCTTAAAttctataagaaaataaacaactcTGACGTGCATTGTTCCACACAAAGGAATACACCATATAGACATAGTAATACACACGCATATGTAAGTTCCGTTACTGATACATACCCACCACCATCTTTTATGAATTACGGTACCAGTTTataaaatctacatatacatcattttcttgtaagttgtaacattATAACATCTTTTGCAGGAAATAATATCGAACTTTTATAATCTACATATAGCTATGTTTTTGAGAATGAACTAAGAATTCTATACTATTTAAGGTTAGCACTTAGCAGTACCGAAAGAGATTCCATATTTTTCTGACTAAAGTTTTTGTCAAGTAATATAGtcattttcttcaatatgAATTGAGATAGGTGTTAATGGGCTCTGGGCCGAGAATATTTTTAAGCAGAAGGCCTGACACTAATAAAAAGCAATtacattttggtttaattcccggttatgttattgtttttgacttttgttatgtttgcaTTTGTTGGCAGAATGTTTTCGATATACGTACATCAAAAATATGGAACAGTGAGTAGTGAGTACATTgttaacacacacacaaaaaaacttacgatttttttttataatatagttcACTAAAACCGCCGTAAAAATGGTATGTAACAGATGCGTACCAATACCAAATGTAGTGATTACACGGGATTGTATAGCTAGTCAACGATCAAAATCGAATCCCTTAGTTacaataagaaatcaaaactataaataaaatataaaacttttgAAGCACGGGAAAAGGAATTCAAACTTACAagtatcaaaaaaagaagttactCTTCTCCCCAATTTTGCTTctaacaaaaagtaaaaaaaaaattgaaaacccaTCTAGTTAGGTCGTGAAACGCTATGCACATTTTCACTACAAAAAACTACCACCACCACTTCCGGAACTGACGACTCCTTCTCCGACGTAGCCTTTCCGGTTTCAACATCCTCCTCATCAGCTTCGTCGATTTTCGGCATTATCGTTAGACCATTATTGCCACTACAACACTTAACGGCTACAACGTTATCTTCATGGCGTGTTTCTTCGCCGTCATCATCTACATGTTTGCCCCATAACACGGCGTAGACTCCCACCATCAAAACAACCACTCCAATAACcctgaaaaaagaaaacaaatttcgGTTTGATTAATTAACAAGACAGAGCCAAGACTAAACCGGgaatatatcataattaacCGGTTGTTGTTAACGTACCCTCCAAGGTAGATTCCTTGACCGAGAACGAAGAAGCTCATGATGGAGACAATGACAACGATAAGAGGGTTAAAAGCAGTGACAAAGACCGGTCCTTTTCGCTGCATCATAAGTCCTTGAACGTAGTAAGCTATGCTCGACGACATTATTCCCTGTAACCGTTACCAATCACAATGTTAgtatcaatatttttgtaaactgatctttttgttatttgtgaaAGTGGCATGATGAAATAAAGGACGAACCGCGTAGGCAGAAGCGAGAAGGTTCATGTCAAAACCGATGTTCAAAGCAGAAGGATTGTGTTCCATTACGAAGGCTAGGGCTAAAGACTGTAACGTTCCCATGAAACACACCATTGTTGACATTGAGAGATGGGCTGAGTATTTCTTCAAAGTCGCAGcctatttaacaaaatataaaagcCTAATTCGttaaatctatatttttatatattacg
It encodes the following:
- the UMAMIT11 gene encoding nodulin MtN21 /EamA-like transporter family protein (nodulin MtN21 /EamA-like transporter family protein; LOCATED IN: membrane; EXPRESSED IN: 14 plant structures; EXPRESSED DURING: 7 growth stages; CONTAINS InterPro DOMAIN/s: Protein of unknown function DUF6, transmembrane (InterPro:IPR000620); BEST Arabidopsis thaliana protein match is: nodulin MtN21 /EamA-like transporter family protein (TAIR:AT3G56620.1); Has 4454 Blast hits to 4441 proteins in 784 species: Archae - 39; Bacteria - 2478; Metazoa - 2; Fungi - 0; Plants - 1222; Viruses - 0; Other Eukaryotes - 713 (source: NCBI BLink).); its protein translation is MGLRMSESAKPYFAMVCLQFGYAGMNLVTKTVLDRGMSHYVLVAYRNAFATAAIAPFALLSERKVRSKMTFPIFMRIFLLALLGPVIDQNLYYIGLKLTSPTFSSAVSNIVPAITIILATLFRMEKVEMRKVRCLVKVMGTLVTVVGSILMIFYKGPFINFFRSHLTAASSPPTADYLKAAVFLLLASLSWASFFVLQAATLKKYSAHLSMSTMVCFMGTLQSLALAFVMEHNPSALNIGFDMNLLASAYAGIMSSSIAYYVQGLMMQRKGPVFVTAFNPLIVVIVSIMSFFVLGQGIYLGGVIGVVVLMVGVYAVLWGKHVDDDGEETRHEDNVVAVKCCSGNNGLTIMPKIDEADEEDVETGKATSEKESSVPEVVVVVFCSENVHSVSRPN